Proteins encoded together in one Rhinoraja longicauda isolate Sanriku21f chromosome 22, sRhiLon1.1, whole genome shotgun sequence window:
- the plagl2 gene encoding zinc finger protein PLAGL2 isoform X2 gives MATHSPQKTHKCTYCEKMFHRKDHLKNHLQTHDPNKEAFKCEECGKNYNTKLGYKRHLALHAATNGDLTCKVCLQTFESTEVLLEHLKTHSGKSSSGVKEKKHQCDHCDRRFYTRKDVRRHMVVHTGRKDFLCQYCAQRFGRKDHLTRHMKKSHSQELLKIKTEPADVMGLIHCSPPVTVKEELSPMMCMASKETVSKSFSSLPMSMYSSHIQAMTNSASSHSLVASSLAMGMGCQMETPSSIHSARSQPHSKYQIGSTSYATGLPEKPTKIEMESYLMDLHSSLPLSSHDTQSAPAKVGLDSQSGPLDDMPGEHLLSKSPAIITESLCAANMDFSHLLSFLPLNHPTYNAPVSAGGLVMGYTQSEPQSLLASLQQDSQGSGNGLSLGPLHPLSPVFTTSLSTTTLPRFHQAFQ, from the coding sequence ATGGCCACACATTCACCACAGAAAACACACAAGTGCACCTACTGTGAAAAGATGTTCCACCGGAAAGATCACCTGAAGAACCACCTTCAGACCCACGATCCAAATAAAGAAGCCTTCAAGTGTGAAGAGTGTGGCAAGAACTACAACACCAAGCTGGGCTACAAACGGCACCTGGCTCTCCACGCAGCCACCAATGGGGACCTGACCTGCAAGGTGTGCCTTCAGACATTTGAGAGCACAGAGGTCTTGCTCGAACACCTGAAAACGCATTCGGGCAAATCGTCGAGTGGAGTGAAGGAAAAGAAGCACCAGTGCGACCACTGTGACCGGCGATTCTACACCCGGAAGGATGTTCGCCGGCACATGGTGGTCCACACAGGCAGGAAGGACTTCCTCTGTCAGTACTGCGCTCAGAGGTTTGGTAGGAAGGACCACCTCACCAGACACATGAAGAAGAGCCATTCGCAGGAGCTGCTGAAAATTAAGACTGAGCCGGCTGACGTGATGGGTCTGATTCACTGCAGTCCACCCGTGACAGTCAAGGAAGAACTTAGTCCAATGATGTGCATGGCTTCTAAAGAGACAGTCAGTAAGTCATTCTCCAGTTTGCCAATGAGCATGTACAGTTCACACATCCAAGCCATGACAAACTCCGCATCATCGCACAGCCTGGTGGCGAGTTCCCTAGCGATGGGAATGGGTTGCCAGATGGAAACCCCGTCCTCGATCCATTCAGCACGTTCTCAGCCCCATTCTAAGTATCAGATTGGATCTACCTCATATGCCACTGGCTTGCCCGAGAAGCCAACAAAAATCGAGATGGAAAGTTACTTAATGGACTTGCACAGCAGTTTGCCACTTTCATCCCACGACACCCAGTCCGCGCCAGCGAAGGTGGGCTTAGATTCCCAAAGCGGACCTCTGGACGACATGCCCGGGGAACATTTGCTCTCCAAAAGCCCGGCTATAATTACTGAATCCCTCTGCGCAGCAAACATGGATTTCTCCCATTTGCTGAGCTTTTTACCACTGAACCACCCCACGTACAATGCGCCGGTCTCGGCAGGGGGGCTGGTGATGGGCTACACGCAGAGCGAACCCCAGTCCTTGCTGGCCTCTCTTCAGCAGGACTCCCAAGGATCAGGGAACGGCCTTAGTCTTGGGCCCCTTCACCCATTGTCTCCAGTCTTCACCACCAGCCTGAGCACTACCACACTGCCACGTTTCCACCAGGCCTTCCAGTGA